From the genome of Flavobacterium luteolum, one region includes:
- a CDS encoding deoxyhypusine synthase family protein has product MKGPISQFIEKHYLHFNSASLVDAAKAYEQQLADGAKMLVSMAGAMSTAEIGKIFAEVIRQDKVHIISCTGANLEEDIMNLVAHSHYERVPNYRDLTPEDEWALLERGLNRVTDTCIPEHEAFRRLQKHIYKIWKDADDKGERYFPHEFMYKMLLSGVLEEYYEIDLKDSWMYAAAEKNLPIIVPGWEDSTMGNIFASYVIKGELKASTMKSGIEYMTFLADWYSKNSSNGIGFFQIGGGIAGDFPICVVPMLYQDMEMHDVPFWSYFCQISDSTTSYGSYSGAVPNEKITWGKLDIKTPKFIIESDATIVAPLIFAYLLDL; this is encoded by the coding sequence ATGAAAGGACCAATCAGTCAGTTTATTGAAAAACACTATTTGCATTTTAATTCTGCTTCATTAGTAGATGCAGCAAAAGCATACGAGCAGCAATTAGCTGATGGTGCTAAGATGCTGGTAAGTATGGCTGGCGCAATGAGTACAGCAGAAATTGGAAAAATTTTTGCCGAAGTAATCAGACAAGACAAAGTGCATATTATTTCATGTACTGGAGCAAACTTAGAAGAAGACATCATGAATTTAGTAGCTCATTCTCACTACGAGAGAGTTCCTAATTACCGTGATTTGACACCAGAAGACGAATGGGCCTTGTTAGAAAGAGGATTAAACCGTGTTACAGATACGTGTATTCCTGAGCATGAAGCTTTCCGTCGTTTACAAAAACACATTTACAAAATTTGGAAAGATGCAGACGACAAAGGAGAGCGTTACTTCCCACACGAATTTATGTATAAAATGTTGTTATCTGGCGTTTTAGAAGAATATTATGAAATTGATCTAAAAGATAGCTGGATGTATGCAGCTGCAGAGAAAAATTTACCAATTATCGTTCCAGGATGGGAAGATAGTACAATGGGTAATATCTTTGCTTCATACGTAATTAAAGGAGAATTAAAAGCGTCTACCATGAAATCTGGAATTGAGTACATGACTTTCCTTGCAGATTGGTATTCTAAAAACAGTTCAAACGGAATTGGATTCTTCCAAATCGGTGGTGGTATCGCTGGTGACTTCCCTATCTGCGTAGTACCAATGTTGTATCAAGATATGGAAATGCACGATGTTCCATTTTGGAGCTATTTCTGCCAAATCTCAGATTCAACAACTAGTTATGGTTCTTATTCTGGGGCAGTTCCAAATGAAAAAATCACTTGGGGTAAATTAGACATCAAAACCCCAAAATTTATTATTGAATCGGATGCTACGATTGTTGCTCCGTTAATTTTTGCATATTTATTAGATTTATAA
- a CDS encoding proline dehydrogenase family protein — MEKIFDNTQVAFSLKSDTELDRAYFLFKMIDSEPLVRIGTAVTNFAIKAHLPVEGLIRATVFDHFCGGVNENDCLTVVDKMFTKGVSSVLDYSVEGKEEEEQFDAALEMTLRTVDFAKERLAIPFAVFKPTGLGRFELYEKLGEKQTLNPAEQAEWDRVVARFDKICSEAHRKDVALLIDGEESWMQDAADDLVTDMMRKYNKEKAIVFNTLQMYRWDRLDYLKKLHDVAKTEGFYIGMKLVRGAYMEKENKRAEEKGYVSPICVSKEATDVNYDNAVQYMLEHIDKMAIFAGTHNESSSYKLMEMMAQKGIAKNDSRIWFGQLYGMSDNISYNLAENGYNVAKYLPFGPVKDVMPYLIRRAEENTSVAGQTSRELSMIKAERKRRKGK, encoded by the coding sequence ATGGAAAAGATATTCGATAACACGCAAGTTGCATTTTCACTAAAGAGTGACACGGAACTTGATAGAGCTTATTTTCTTTTCAAAATGATTGACAGCGAGCCTTTAGTAAGAATTGGGACTGCTGTAACTAATTTTGCAATTAAAGCTCATTTACCAGTAGAGGGATTAATTAGAGCAACTGTTTTTGACCATTTTTGTGGCGGTGTAAACGAAAATGACTGCCTTACTGTGGTAGACAAAATGTTTACAAAAGGAGTTTCTTCTGTTTTAGACTATTCAGTTGAAGGAAAAGAAGAAGAAGAGCAATTTGATGCTGCTTTAGAAATGACTTTAAGAACAGTAGATTTTGCTAAAGAACGTTTGGCAATTCCGTTTGCTGTTTTCAAGCCGACAGGTTTAGGACGTTTTGAACTGTATGAAAAATTAGGCGAGAAACAAACTTTAAACCCTGCTGAGCAAGCAGAATGGGATAGAGTAGTAGCTCGTTTTGATAAAATATGCAGCGAAGCTCACAGAAAAGATGTTGCATTATTAATTGATGGTGAAGAAAGCTGGATGCAGGATGCTGCCGATGATTTGGTGACTGATATGATGCGTAAGTACAATAAGGAAAAAGCAATTGTATTTAATACTTTGCAAATGTACCGTTGGGATCGTTTAGATTATCTTAAAAAACTTCACGATGTTGCAAAAACAGAAGGTTTTTATATTGGAATGAAATTGGTTCGTGGCGCTTACATGGAAAAAGAAAACAAAAGAGCCGAAGAAAAAGGTTATGTTTCTCCAATCTGTGTTTCTAAAGAAGCTACCGATGTAAATTATGATAATGCTGTACAATATATGTTAGAGCATATTGATAAAATGGCCATTTTTGCCGGAACTCATAACGAATCAAGTTCATACAAGTTAATGGAAATGATGGCTCAGAAAGGAATCGCTAAAAATGATTCTAGAATCTGGTTCGGTCAATTATACGGAATGAGTGATAATATTAGCTATAACTTAGCTGAAAACGGTTATAATGTTGCAAAATATTTACCATTCGGACCTGTAAAAGATGTTATGCCATACTTGATTCGTCGTGCAGAAGAAAATACTTCTGTAGCTGGACAAACAAGCCGCGAATTATCTATGATTAAAGCAGAACGTAAACGAAGAAAAGGGAAATAA
- a CDS encoding arginine decarboxylase: MNTKYSDLINQTYYFPQEEFKLNKDNLLFHNIDLMKLVEQYGTPLKFTYLPQISENINKAKAWFRKSMEKNKYEAKYYYCYCTKSSHFEYIMNEAFKNNIHIETSSAFDVNIVENLLENGKINKSTYVICNGFKRDEYITNIGRLINNGHKNTIPIIDNYEELDLLQAEIKGKFKIGIRIAAEEEPKFEFYTSRLGIGYKNIVSFYKKQIQENDKLELKMLHFFINTGINDTSYYWNELVKCIKVYIALKKECPTLDGLNIGGGFPIKNSLAFEYDYQYMIDEIINQIKIACDEAEVDVPNIFTEFGSFTVGESGGAIYQILYQKQQNDREKWNMIDSSFITTLPDTWAINKRFIMLAVNRWNDTYERVLLGGLTCDSDDYYNSEQNMNAIYLPKYNKEKPLYIGFFNTGAYQETIGGYGGLHHCLIPQPKHILIDRDENGILATEVFSEQQTSDDVLKILGYKKKV, from the coding sequence ATGAATACAAAATATTCTGATCTAATAAACCAAACATACTACTTTCCACAAGAGGAATTTAAACTAAACAAAGACAACCTATTATTTCACAACATCGATTTGATGAAATTGGTTGAACAGTATGGTACGCCATTAAAGTTTACTTATTTACCTCAGATTTCTGAAAACATCAACAAAGCAAAAGCATGGTTCAGAAAATCAATGGAAAAAAATAAATACGAAGCAAAATATTACTATTGTTATTGCACAAAAAGCTCTCATTTTGAATATATTATGAATGAAGCTTTCAAGAATAACATTCACATCGAAACATCATCTGCTTTTGATGTAAATATTGTGGAGAATTTATTAGAAAACGGTAAAATCAATAAAAGCACGTATGTAATTTGTAACGGTTTTAAAAGAGACGAATACATTACTAATATTGGTAGATTAATCAACAACGGACATAAAAACACTATTCCGATTATTGACAACTACGAAGAATTAGATTTGCTTCAGGCAGAAATTAAAGGAAAATTCAAAATTGGAATCCGTATTGCAGCCGAAGAAGAACCTAAATTTGAGTTTTATACTTCTAGATTAGGTATTGGTTACAAAAACATTGTTTCTTTCTATAAAAAACAAATCCAGGAGAATGATAAATTAGAGCTGAAAATGCTTCACTTTTTCATCAATACTGGTATAAACGATACTTCATATTACTGGAATGAGCTTGTAAAATGTATAAAAGTATACATTGCTCTTAAGAAAGAGTGCCCTACTCTAGACGGTTTAAACATCGGAGGTGGTTTTCCAATTAAAAACTCACTTGCCTTTGAGTATGATTATCAATACATGATTGATGAAATTATCAATCAGATTAAAATTGCTTGTGATGAAGCCGAAGTTGATGTTCCAAATATTTTTACGGAATTTGGATCGTTTACTGTAGGTGAAAGCGGTGGTGCAATCTATCAGATTTTGTATCAAAAACAACAAAATGATAGAGAAAAATGGAATATGATCGATTCATCTTTCATTACCACTTTACCAGATACGTGGGCTATAAACAAACGTTTTATTATGCTGGCAGTAAACCGCTGGAATGATACTTACGAACGGGTTCTGTTAGGAGGTCTTACTTGTGATAGTGACGATTATTACAATTCTGAACAAAACATGAACGCCATTTATTTGCCTAAATACAACAAAGAGAAACCTTTATATATCGGATTCTTTAATACTGGCGCTTATCAAGAAACAATTGGAGGATACGGAGGTCTGCACCACTGTCTGATTCCGCAACCTAAACACATTTTAATTGATCGTGATGAAAATGGAATTCTGGCAACCGAGGTTTTCTCAGAACAACAGACTTCAGACGATGTATTGAAGATTTTAGGATACAAAAAAAAGGTGTAA
- a CDS encoding DNA primase, producing MKRVIVDYAKLTNEILNLLVEKFPDGYDDSDVIRFRNAKNELVEAVEVRTEDTIYLVKISTKLADRIENYDEDDDLDVDVDAIAPVKGLDLDDDISNDDDEDDDNQDKPDSDGGDDDDDDDDDKADTDYDEDEEDED from the coding sequence ATGAAAAGAGTTATAGTAGACTACGCCAAACTTACCAACGAAATTTTAAACCTTTTGGTAGAAAAATTTCCTGATGGTTATGATGATTCGGATGTAATCCGTTTTAGAAATGCTAAAAACGAATTGGTTGAAGCTGTTGAAGTTCGTACTGAAGACACAATTTATTTGGTAAAAATTAGTACTAAACTTGCTGACAGAATTGAAAACTACGATGAAGATGATGATTTAGATGTGGATGTAGATGCAATTGCACCAGTAAAAGGATTGGATCTTGATGATGATATTAGCAATGACGATGACGAAGATGATGATAATCAAGACAAACCTGATTCTGATGGTGGCGACGACGACGATGATGATGACGATGATAAAGCAGACACTGATTATGATGAAGATGAAGAAGATGAAGATTAA
- the aroB gene encoding 3-dehydroquinate synthase, which yields MQSIQANNYLVHFNENAYEALNKHLKESKYSNIFIIVDDQTNEYCLSKFIPVLETDLAIEIIEFEAGEANKNIETCIEIWNILTELGADRKSLIINLGGGVVTDLGGFVASTFKRGVDFINIPTTLLSMVDASVGGKTGVDLGNLKNQIGVINVPQMVLIDTQYLETLPQSEMRSGLAEMLKHGLIYDAPYWRQFSDLKSIVFDELDQLIYRSVEIKNEIVIQDPTEKNIRKALNFGHTLGHAIEGYFLESEEKTTLLHGEAIAVGMILESYISLQKGLISEQEYREIKAVIKDIYDDVIFEENDIDPILELLIHDKKNEYGLIQFALIEGIGKIKINQSVENKLILEAFQDYKS from the coding sequence ATGCAATCTATTCAAGCCAATAATTATCTCGTACATTTTAATGAGAATGCTTACGAAGCTTTAAATAAACATTTAAAAGAAAGTAAATATTCTAATATATTTATAATTGTTGATGATCAAACTAATGAGTATTGTTTATCTAAATTTATTCCAGTTTTGGAAACAGATTTGGCAATCGAAATCATCGAGTTTGAAGCTGGAGAAGCAAATAAAAACATAGAAACTTGTATTGAGATCTGGAATATTTTGACAGAACTTGGAGCTGACAGAAAATCGCTTATTATTAATTTAGGAGGCGGTGTTGTTACAGACTTAGGCGGTTTTGTTGCTTCTACTTTTAAAAGAGGTGTAGATTTCATTAATATCCCTACTACTCTATTATCTATGGTTGATGCTTCTGTTGGAGGAAAAACAGGAGTTGATTTAGGGAATCTTAAAAATCAAATCGGCGTTATCAACGTGCCGCAAATGGTTTTGATTGATACACAATATTTGGAAACTTTGCCACAAAGCGAAATGCGTTCTGGTTTAGCAGAAATGCTTAAACATGGTTTAATTTATGATGCGCCTTATTGGAGACAGTTTTCAGATTTAAAATCGATTGTTTTTGATGAATTGGATCAATTGATTTATCGTTCTGTAGAAATTAAGAATGAAATCGTTATTCAAGACCCAACAGAGAAAAATATTCGTAAAGCTCTAAACTTCGGACATACGTTAGGTCACGCTATTGAAGGCTATTTCTTAGAAAGTGAAGAAAAAACAACTTTATTGCATGGAGAAGCGATTGCAGTCGGAATGATATTAGAAAGTTATATTTCGCTTCAAAAAGGATTGATTTCTGAACAAGAATACAGAGAAATAAAAGCGGTAATTAAAGATATATACGATGATGTAATTTTTGAAGAAAATGACATTGATCCGATCTTAGAATTGCTAATTCACGACAAAAAAAATGAATACGGTTTAATTCAATTTGCATTGATTGAAGGAATCGGAAAAATAAAAATTAACCAATCCGTTGAAAATAAATTGATTCTAGAAGCGTTTCAGGATTATAAATCTTAA